One stretch of Pedobacter riviphilus DNA includes these proteins:
- a CDS encoding DUF1015 family protein, giving the protein MIKISPLKALQPGKDIFDLMISDQANGKVHKNEQLSFEDLLHLFGCPIDDRPAIYVYEFRGEFGKMRGIWAAIDLSQTPVNAIKRHEETVLSKVESLKIDRKSKAMQKSPILLVHKKDKALDALIDFVVRTRKPLASEWSQMEHFLYQVVEEDVIEKFVEEFIKLQAVYLADGHHRLEAACSLQKSIPQQISSLFVSADVISIGAFHRVVLGVDISYSLLMEKLKQYYYISKIPNNKAYKPDRKNRLGLCFKGEWYQLDLNEASSALSDVPDTVILQDKILSAVLGINKPKEDDRLICYPDCKWSEFLAELDHDETSIGFSLFPMTAEAFIKAAEKAEFLPPKSTWIAPKVPQGFMASSPVAIMAKGERVQVN; this is encoded by the coding sequence ATGATAAAGATCTCACCATTAAAGGCATTACAGCCAGGCAAAGACATATTTGATCTGATGATTTCTGATCAGGCAAACGGTAAAGTGCATAAAAATGAGCAGCTTTCTTTTGAAGACCTGCTCCATTTATTTGGATGTCCTATAGATGATCGGCCTGCTATTTATGTTTATGAGTTCCGTGGCGAGTTTGGTAAAATGAGAGGAATCTGGGCGGCTATTGATCTTTCTCAAACACCTGTAAATGCAATTAAAAGGCACGAAGAAACCGTATTGTCGAAAGTAGAATCGCTTAAAATAGATCGAAAAAGTAAGGCAATGCAAAAATCTCCAATCTTATTGGTACATAAAAAAGATAAAGCTTTAGATGCCCTTATTGATTTTGTAGTGCGTACACGAAAACCTTTGGCAAGCGAATGGTCGCAGATGGAACATTTTCTTTACCAGGTAGTGGAAGAAGATGTGATTGAAAAATTTGTTGAAGAATTTATAAAGCTCCAGGCGGTTTACCTTGCCGATGGTCATCATCGTTTGGAAGCAGCCTGTTCGCTACAGAAAAGTATTCCCCAGCAGATCAGTTCGCTATTTGTTTCTGCCGATGTAATTTCTATAGGTGCCTTTCATAGGGTGGTTTTGGGTGTAGATATTTCCTACTCTTTGTTGATGGAAAAACTGAAACAGTATTATTATATCTCAAAAATTCCCAATAACAAGGCTTATAAACCAGATCGGAAGAATAGGTTAGGCCTTTGTTTTAAAGGCGAATGGTACCAACTGGATTTAAATGAAGCTTCTAGTGCATTGTCTGATGTACCAGACACGGTGATTTTACAAGATAAAATCCTTTCAGCCGTGCTAGGCATCAATAAACCGAAGGAAGACGACAGGCTTATCTGCTATCCGGATTGCAAATGGTCTGAATTTCTTGCTGAGCTGGATCACGATGAAACTTCGATTGGCTTTTCTCTTTTTCCAATGACAGCTGAGGCTTTTATTAAAGCTGCGGAAAAGGCTGAGTTTTTGCCGCCCAAATCTACATGGATAGCGCCAAAGGTTCCTCAGGGGTTTATGGCGAGTAGTCCGGTGGCTATTATGGCAAAGGGTGAAAGGGTACAGGTAAATTAA
- a CDS encoding RagB/SusD family nutrient uptake outer membrane protein produces the protein MKYSNYKISIYRSVTLVLALTIVGMGNFSCKKIDDVQSTRLATEESNWKTLEDARANLLSVYGLMRSATVSDNTHWLMGDLRQGDFQITNRADLKSIVAGQLNAQNPVINRITNWRRFYAVVNAASLFIERSKQIIPLDSRYTQINNNVDVAQARILRAFAYFYMVRIWGDVPLLTSSHDGDFVQLPRTAKEKVLQFATTELLAAAQVVPFKYGGDDPILPGLYYGAGWASWNGNIFTRLSAYIILAHIAAWQGNYLDAATYSKFVLDNYTKSNGSGSNGIVYLDMDALTENVNYYSPFAFKRATVLVGFPFEAGNGLSTANGHIEQLTLASPFIPKTQPEMFVPKDSILKIFTDPRDLRFSINPVTGLYRTNYFYNFTSEQPIFNKIKVIYTAQTSGNLTLFSSTMLFSRIEEITLLRAEACAVLGQRDEAISALNKAANLRGTATYNAASGKDLVDAIFEERRRELMGEGWRWYDIVRYNRLKNATGTFIKKNGVSLTFTQFERAGGIYWPVSQDVINANPSVTQNPYWQ, from the coding sequence ATGAAATATTCTAATTATAAAATTAGTATCTACAGGTCGGTTACCCTAGTGCTAGCACTAACCATTGTTGGTATGGGCAATTTCTCCTGTAAGAAAATTGATGATGTACAATCAACAAGATTAGCTACAGAAGAAAGTAATTGGAAAACGTTGGAAGACGCCCGTGCAAACTTACTTTCGGTATATGGACTGATGCGTTCGGCTACCGTTTCCGATAACACCCATTGGTTAATGGGCGATTTACGCCAGGGCGATTTTCAGATCACCAACAGGGCAGATCTTAAATCTATTGTTGCGGGGCAGTTAAATGCACAGAACCCTGTAATTAACAGGATTACCAACTGGCGTAGGTTTTATGCCGTAGTTAATGCTGCGAGTTTATTTATCGAGCGCTCTAAGCAGATAATACCATTAGATTCGCGTTATACTCAGATAAACAATAATGTAGATGTTGCACAGGCCAGAATATTAAGGGCATTTGCTTATTTCTATATGGTAAGAATCTGGGGGGATGTGCCTTTGTTAACCTCATCGCACGACGGCGATTTCGTACAATTGCCAAGAACCGCAAAAGAAAAAGTTTTACAGTTTGCTACAACCGAGCTATTGGCTGCAGCACAGGTAGTACCTTTTAAATACGGTGGCGATGATCCAATTCTACCAGGGCTTTATTATGGCGCAGGCTGGGCAAGCTGGAACGGAAATATTTTTACCCGCTTATCGGCCTATATTATCTTAGCCCACATTGCGGCTTGGCAAGGCAATTACCTGGATGCAGCCACTTACTCAAAATTTGTGTTGGATAATTATACCAAATCTAACGGAAGTGGTTCGAATGGGATTGTTTATTTGGATATGGACGCCCTTACTGAGAATGTAAATTACTATAGTCCATTTGCGTTTAAACGCGCAACTGTACTGGTTGGTTTTCCATTTGAGGCAGGTAATGGTTTATCAACTGCTAACGGCCATATTGAGCAGTTAACTTTGGCATCGCCATTTATTCCTAAAACGCAACCTGAAATGTTTGTGCCAAAGGATAGTATCCTTAAAATATTTACCGATCCTAGAGATTTAAGGTTTAGCATTAACCCTGTTACAGGCTTATACCGAACAAATTATTTTTACAACTTCACTTCAGAACAACCCATTTTTAACAAGATCAAAGTAATTTATACGGCTCAAACCTCTGGTAACTTAACCCTGTTCAGTTCTACCATGCTGTTTAGCCGTATTGAAGAAATCACCTTGCTTAGAGCCGAGGCCTGTGCTGTATTGGGACAGCGTGATGAAGCCATTTCTGCACTGAACAAAGCAGCAAACTTGAGAGGAACAGCTACTTATAATGCTGCATCGGGCAAAGATTTGGTTGATGCCATTTTTGAAGAACGCAGAAGGGAGTTAATGGGAGAAGGTTGGAGATGGTACGACATTGTACGTTACAACAGGCTTAAAAATGCTACCGGTACCTTCATCAAGAAAAATGGTGTGTCACTTACATTCACGCAGTTTGAGCGTGCAGGAGGTATTTACTGGCCGGTATCTCAAGATGTAATCAATGCAAATCCATCGGTTACCCAAAACCCATACTGGCAATAA
- a CDS encoding SusC/RagA family TonB-linked outer membrane protein: protein MVKIYTSVCIALFLSVFGSQSLYAHRVWLKTANGSYFVFQHDTTKATKAKKDSSAYSIKTDTIGQMVRALQKFKTVRDTINIRSSTPVPNLSLQQIIKGNLAGVYVQEPNGEPGTEQSMIIQGTSGLLFNKKDIYALQPAVYLNGVPLVADNPFAFDVQKYDYNRIGPATNLLSQIDINNILSISVIKDPFELAKLGPNAANGAIYITTKNAKAGLRDISLNSYFGYVTAPQVNTVNGVYENNFRNQFYKKYNPTGSPASYLRDSTNVAYFGPSNWTDLYYQNTPTFSADLGITGGTERANFRFFGSGTKNAGNADNTGINRYNLFFGINMAPFKWLTVSSTVNTARLDRTRNKSLRDRFAETRYIPDLSSPLSPNADSYANYLTENGRNVDNNRSTVLNGNLTLSAKVNKFVISTTGLFNYNEGIRDYFIPSTLLAGISYISNYFGYSQRVSLNNSISYKYDINKNHVIDFELGQSLQGDTYKYNYARAYNGPNDYVKLTFVDGNPTRDGADNPDYLNVLSEGNFYVFRYIDKERNNLMSFYGSAKYAYKSLFTFNALLRRDGTSNGQPDSRWVTTPAFNANWNLKEQFLKGNSVIDALHLSAGWGRTLRVFQDDRFAAGPQYRSENGWEEEPTIPGYGGLLGINRPYNSGFIGYNISLPFADRTSVTLDASFLNSRINTAVTVYNREDKNSVIGLPVAVETGYSTQYKSGMDINNKGVEFLVNGAVLQQRNGLTWNTGLNLSYNKNKLSALPEGLNELIYQNDNKLQVGKSVGSYWLYTNQGIYNSDAEVPAGRTFNGIPLKAGDPKWVDYNNDNRIDSKDKVLTGDRLPKFVGGWNNTIAYKNFDLNFNFIFAAGQKAINQYEATRYGFVNREAGNDINSVKEVSSWQSFDNEKNYPIYNPWSPVDAYRTDQDLFLESASYVKLRSVTLGYDFSKTGLFKKAGGKIRRAYLYATALNVFTLTDFSGVDPELINYNGVYDGANITIPRTFVLGFKLDL, encoded by the coding sequence ATGGTTAAAATTTATACAAGCGTTTGTATTGCCTTGTTTTTATCTGTTTTTGGATCACAATCTTTGTATGCCCACCGGGTATGGCTTAAAACGGCTAATGGTAGCTATTTTGTTTTTCAGCATGATACTACTAAAGCTACTAAAGCTAAAAAAGATTCGTCCGCTTATTCCATTAAAACCGATACAATTGGCCAAATGGTTAGAGCGCTACAGAAATTTAAAACGGTACGCGATACAATTAACATCCGTTCTTCAACACCTGTTCCCAATTTATCATTACAGCAAATCATTAAAGGTAATTTGGCTGGCGTTTACGTACAGGAACCAAATGGCGAACCTGGAACTGAGCAAAGCATGATTATACAAGGTACGTCTGGTTTACTATTTAATAAGAAAGACATTTATGCTTTACAGCCTGCTGTTTATTTAAATGGTGTGCCCCTGGTAGCGGATAATCCTTTTGCATTTGACGTACAGAAATATGATTATAACAGGATTGGACCTGCAACCAATTTACTTTCACAAATAGATATTAATAATATACTGTCCATTTCGGTAATTAAAGATCCTTTTGAACTGGCCAAACTTGGTCCAAATGCAGCAAACGGAGCTATATATATTACCACTAAAAATGCTAAGGCCGGACTTAGGGATATTAGTTTAAACTCTTACTTTGGTTATGTAACGGCCCCTCAGGTAAATACAGTTAATGGTGTTTACGAAAACAATTTCAGAAATCAGTTCTATAAAAAATACAATCCGACTGGTAGCCCTGCTTCTTATTTGCGCGATTCTACCAACGTAGCTTATTTTGGCCCTTCAAACTGGACTGACTTATACTATCAAAATACGCCAACTTTTTCTGCCGATCTAGGTATAACCGGGGGTACAGAAAGAGCAAACTTCAGGTTTTTTGGTTCGGGCACCAAAAATGCAGGAAATGCAGATAATACTGGTATTAACCGCTATAATTTGTTTTTTGGTATCAATATGGCACCATTTAAATGGCTTACTGTATCGAGTACAGTTAATACTGCCCGTTTAGATCGTACCAGAAACAAAAGTTTACGCGATCGTTTTGCAGAAACACGCTATATACCCGATTTAAGTAGCCCACTTTCTCCAAATGCCGATTCTTATGCCAACTATTTAACTGAAAATGGCAGAAATGTAGATAACAATCGTTCCACAGTATTAAACGGAAACCTGACCTTAAGTGCAAAGGTGAATAAATTTGTAATCTCTACTACTGGTTTGTTCAATTACAACGAAGGGATCAGGGATTACTTTATCCCATCAACCTTGCTGGCAGGTATCAGTTATATTTCTAATTATTTTGGTTACAGCCAAAGGGTATCACTCAATAACAGCATTAGCTACAAATATGATATCAATAAAAACCATGTTATTGATTTTGAACTTGGACAGAGCTTACAGGGCGATACCTACAAGTATAATTATGCAAGAGCCTACAATGGTCCGAATGATTATGTAAAACTGACTTTTGTTGATGGTAACCCAACCAGAGATGGAGCTGATAACCCGGATTACCTTAACGTGCTATCCGAGGGTAATTTTTATGTATTCAGGTATATAGATAAGGAGCGTAATAATTTAATGTCTTTTTATGGATCGGCAAAATACGCTTATAAAAGCCTGTTTACCTTTAATGCCTTATTGAGAAGAGATGGTACATCTAATGGACAGCCAGATAGCCGTTGGGTTACTACTCCGGCATTTAATGCCAACTGGAATTTAAAAGAACAGTTTTTAAAAGGCAATAGCGTAATTGATGCATTACATCTAAGCGCAGGCTGGGGCAGAACTTTAAGGGTTTTCCAGGATGACCGTTTTGCTGCAGGACCACAGTACCGTTCGGAAAACGGATGGGAAGAAGAACCAACTATTCCAGGTTATGGTGGTTTGCTAGGCATTAACCGTCCATATAATAGTGGATTTATTGGTTACAACATTAGCCTTCCTTTTGCCGATCGTACGAGTGTAACTTTAGACGCATCGTTTTTAAACAGTCGCATCAATACTGCAGTTACGGTATATAACCGTGAAGATAAAAACAGTGTGATAGGATTGCCCGTAGCCGTCGAAACAGGTTATTCTACCCAATATAAATCGGGGATGGATATCAATAATAAAGGGGTAGAATTTTTGGTTAATGGTGCAGTGTTACAACAACGCAATGGCTTAACCTGGAATACTGGACTAAACTTAAGCTATAACAAAAATAAACTTTCGGCATTGCCAGAGGGCTTAAACGAATTAATTTATCAGAACGACAATAAATTGCAGGTAGGTAAATCGGTAGGCAGTTATTGGTTATACACCAACCAAGGTATTTACAATAGCGATGCTGAAGTACCTGCTGGCAGAACTTTTAACGGGATTCCACTAAAAGCCGGCGATCCGAAATGGGTTGATTACAATAACGATAACCGTATCGACAGTAAAGACAAGGTATTAACAGGAGATAGATTACCAAAATTTGTGGGTGGCTGGAACAATACCATTGCCTACAAAAACTTCGATTTAAACTTCAATTTCATTTTTGCTGCCGGCCAAAAAGCTATAAACCAATACGAGGCAACCCGTTACGGTTTTGTAAACCGCGAAGCAGGAAATGATATCAACTCAGTTAAAGAAGTTTCTTCATGGCAATCATTCGATAACGAGAAAAACTATCCAATATACAATCCGTGGAGCCCTGTAGATGCTTACCGTACCGATCAGGATCTGTTTTTAGAAAGTGCCTCTTATGTGAAGTTAAGATCGGTTACCTTGGGTTACGATTTTAGTAAAACAGGTTTATTCAAAAAAGCCGGTGGAAAAATCAGAAGAGCCTATTTATATGCTACAGCCTTAAACGTATTTACCCTAACCGATTTTTCAGGTGTTGATCCAGAACTGATCAATTACAATGGGGTATACGACGGTGCAAATATCACCATCCCACGAACATTTGTTTTAGGCTTCAAACTCGATTTATAA
- a CDS encoding DUF5007 domain-containing protein, with translation MKTKKYFLSVAIMLTGMMLVLVSCKKNLPDNRLSIANDSQYTQFLYQPTLGRNTLFTNNFTYGNSSRPLDFKIVNMRTFGGEPAPELTKLYPVKVWKTAYDGTEKSLAEIEAKRVIENHPLFEVRPHSGEFLMWAEANSNMIKAQPDSGYVFDVEMSNTGGRKYFQNFRLSPLRERPYEPSPLDPITGQGTSTSVSPAGLFITGTRTNQFLSSSDVAVVFNKLPKGLPGYSGHSISFKFIDTLAQVIDPNKFALTDWGNLVHGFNMIKDATKVKFDVAYPIPLTAYPTKYTTTDGGAARVVFRFDRQAFGAVLLHCYLALNFKIYEEGDWEIIFQFKNDKPKFDND, from the coding sequence ATGAAAACTAAAAAATACTTTCTTAGTGTAGCGATAATGCTAACAGGCATGATGCTCGTATTGGTATCGTGTAAGAAAAATTTACCAGATAATAGGTTGTCTATAGCCAATGATAGCCAGTACACACAGTTTCTATATCAGCCTACTTTAGGTAGAAACACCTTATTTACCAATAATTTTACATACGGCAATTCGAGCAGGCCTCTGGATTTTAAAATTGTAAACATGCGTACTTTTGGTGGCGAGCCTGCTCCTGAACTAACCAAACTTTATCCGGTTAAAGTATGGAAAACAGCCTATGATGGTACCGAAAAATCGCTGGCCGAAATTGAAGCAAAACGCGTAATAGAAAACCATCCACTTTTCGAAGTACGCCCACATTCAGGCGAATTTTTAATGTGGGCCGAAGCCAACTCTAATATGATTAAGGCACAACCAGATTCGGGTTATGTTTTTGACGTAGAAATGTCGAATACCGGTGGAAGGAAATATTTTCAGAATTTCCGTCTTAGTCCATTGCGCGAACGCCCTTATGAGCCATCGCCATTAGATCCGATAACAGGACAGGGAACATCAACCTCTGTGAGTCCTGCAGGTTTATTTATTACTGGAACAAGAACCAATCAGTTCTTATCATCGAGTGATGTAGCCGTGGTGTTTAATAAATTGCCAAAAGGGCTGCCAGGCTATTCCGGACATAGCATCAGTTTTAAATTTATAGATACGCTGGCTCAGGTTATCGATCCAAATAAGTTTGCTTTAACCGATTGGGGCAATTTGGTACATGGTTTTAATATGATAAAAGATGCCACCAAAGTAAAATTTGATGTGGCTTATCCGATTCCTTTAACCGCATATCCTACAAAATATACCACAACAGATGGTGGTGCGGCAAGGGTGGTTTTCAGGTTCGACAGGCAGGCATTTGGTGCAGTTTTGCTCCACTGTTATCTCGCCTTAAATTTCAAGATCTACGAAGAGGGGGATTGGGAAATTATCTTTCAGTTTAAGAACGACAAACCAAAATTTGATAACGACTGA
- a CDS encoding DUF1543 domain-containing protein, with product MSDLNLYMLLLGSKAPKRNVEQHDYFFGIGHSLKDLVPEIKAFWPEAGASIHIDGWREVNKVDNYEINIKLRDGNTTPSTKKLFFINLGGYQSNRLYEQHYIILSVHDERAKAIQEAKKTVFFKTNSIKGANAHIDEKYGIDVDDIYKIEDILSEESKRKYHIEIKTSSGDLPEDEIHLGYFKLDNL from the coding sequence ATGAGCGATTTAAACCTATATATGCTTTTACTGGGCTCAAAAGCCCCAAAACGAAACGTAGAGCAGCACGATTATTTCTTCGGCATTGGCCATTCGCTAAAAGATCTCGTGCCCGAAATTAAAGCATTTTGGCCAGAGGCAGGAGCCAGTATCCACATAGATGGCTGGCGGGAAGTGAATAAGGTTGATAATTATGAAATCAATATTAAATTAAGAGATGGCAATACTACTCCTTCTACCAAGAAGCTATTTTTTATTAATCTTGGGGGCTATCAATCGAACCGGCTATACGAACAACATTATATTATTTTATCTGTACATGATGAAAGGGCAAAGGCTATACAAGAAGCAAAGAAAACGGTATTCTTTAAAACCAATTCGATAAAAGGCGCCAATGCCCACATCGATGAAAAGTACGGTATTGATGTAGACGATATATATAAGATTGAAGATATTTTAAGCGAAGAATCAAAACGAAAATACCATATCGAAATAAAAACATCTTCAGGCGATTTACCTGAAGATGAAATTCATTTAGGCTATTTTAAGCTGGATAATCTTTAA
- a CDS encoding lacto-N-biose phosphorylase central domain-containing protein yields the protein MRMLFRACILSVLICSSVLASAQTVTLDYFFNRETRKDKQGKEVRFHYLWSEQAMSGFSIFGNVFKKEGFKLDSLEIAPTLANLKGSDVYLIVDPDRPKENPKPNYIEANHIAAISAWVKQGGVLVMFANDSANVELPHFNKLANVFGMHFTNEMQNHVIDDAHFEDGGISIKNNPVFKTAKKIFMKDICSIDTKNGAKPVLKNAAGATVIATTKFGKGNVIAIADPWLYNEYVNGRLPKEMGFENDKAAVDLVKWLKSLIRK from the coding sequence ATGAGAATGCTTTTTAGAGCCTGTATACTTTCTGTTTTAATCTGTTCATCTGTACTGGCGAGTGCCCAAACCGTTACCTTAGATTATTTTTTTAATCGCGAAACCCGAAAAGATAAACAGGGTAAGGAAGTCCGGTTTCATTATCTGTGGAGTGAACAGGCAATGAGTGGTTTTTCTATTTTTGGCAATGTATTTAAAAAAGAAGGATTTAAATTAGATTCGCTTGAAATAGCACCAACATTGGCCAATTTAAAAGGAAGCGATGTTTACTTAATTGTAGATCCTGATCGTCCGAAAGAAAACCCTAAACCGAATTACATAGAGGCTAACCACATTGCTGCAATTTCTGCATGGGTAAAGCAAGGTGGCGTATTGGTAATGTTTGCCAATGATAGTGCGAATGTAGAATTACCACATTTTAATAAACTTGCCAATGTATTCGGTATGCATTTTACCAACGAAATGCAGAACCATGTAATTGACGATGCACATTTTGAAGATGGCGGCATTTCGATCAAAAACAATCCGGTGTTTAAAACGGCCAAAAAAATATTCATGAAAGATATATGCTCAATCGATACCAAAAACGGTGCAAAACCGGTATTGAAAAACGCAGCCGGTGCAACGGTTATTGCCACTACCAAATTTGGCAAAGGAAATGTAATTGCCATTGCCGACCCATGGTTGTACAATGAATATGTAAACGGCCGTTTGCCAAAAGAAATGGGCTTTGAAAACGATAAAGCTGCTGTAGATCTCGTAAAGTGGTTAAAAAGCCTTATCCGGAAATAG
- a CDS encoding FAD/NAD(P)-binding protein, whose protein sequence is MNLTPAKKRIAIIGGGPSGLFMYKRLIESKATNFEIEIFERKDYLGAGMPYSSEGANVEHITNVSDNEIPIIFNSIEDWVKIAPKEILKRFDINEEKFNEYKVLPRLFFGEYLSAQFKLLKEAAENKEIKTNVHLNCVVEDIIDFPDDNQVAVCVKGLPKAYFDQVVICIGHNWPKKYEGRIPNYFDSPYPPKKLLLKLHHPVGVMGSSLTAIDALRTLARQNGKFEEKEDGTYRYHLACEGFKVVMHSRNGLLPAIRFHLEDSHLGKEETLSKAEIKESMAKNGGFLSLDFVFEKNFKEIFIKKDPAFYEQIKNMNLEEFVLAMMTFRGKLEPFDLFKKEYEEAEKSIEKRKSIYWKEALAVLSFAMNYPAKYLSAEDMERLQKILMPLISIVIAFVPQSSCRELLALHDAGVLSIVAVGDEAEVKPLETGGADYHYRVGDKKVVIHFDTFIDCTGQPHLSFDDFPFKSLINNGTLSPARLKFQSPERGKEEMKQNDLVTKKENNYFLTVPGITINDHFQVVNEAGQANKRIYIMAVPYIGGYNPDYSGIDFCEAASEAVLSSILS, encoded by the coding sequence ATGAATTTAACTCCTGCAAAAAAAAGAATTGCCATTATCGGTGGAGGACCAAGCGGTCTTTTCATGTATAAAAGATTAATTGAATCTAAAGCCACCAACTTCGAAATAGAGATATTCGAACGTAAAGATTATTTAGGAGCGGGTATGCCTTATAGTAGTGAAGGTGCAAATGTAGAACATATCACTAATGTATCGGATAATGAAATTCCGATCATATTCAACTCTATTGAAGATTGGGTGAAAATTGCACCAAAAGAAATTTTAAAAAGATTTGATATCAACGAAGAAAAATTTAATGAATATAAGGTATTACCGCGATTGTTTTTTGGTGAATATCTTTCCGCACAATTTAAGTTATTAAAAGAAGCTGCAGAAAATAAAGAGATTAAGACCAATGTGCATTTAAATTGCGTAGTAGAAGATATCATCGATTTTCCTGATGATAATCAGGTAGCGGTATGTGTAAAGGGGCTACCTAAAGCCTATTTCGACCAAGTTGTTATTTGTATCGGCCACAATTGGCCAAAGAAGTACGAAGGTCGCATTCCCAACTATTTCGATTCGCCTTACCCACCAAAAAAGCTTTTACTGAAACTTCATCATCCGGTAGGGGTTATGGGCTCATCGTTAACAGCTATTGATGCATTAAGAACGTTGGCCCGGCAAAACGGAAAGTTTGAGGAAAAAGAGGATGGAACTTATCGTTATCATTTAGCGTGCGAGGGATTTAAAGTTGTAATGCATTCGCGTAATGGCTTGTTGCCTGCTATCCGCTTTCATCTGGAAGATTCGCATTTAGGAAAGGAAGAAACGCTGAGTAAAGCCGAAATTAAAGAGAGTATGGCCAAGAACGGAGGTTTTTTATCATTAGACTTTGTGTTTGAAAAGAATTTTAAGGAAATATTTATTAAAAAGGATCCAGCTTTTTACGAGCAGATCAAAAATATGAACCTGGAAGAATTTGTTCTGGCTATGATGACTTTCAGGGGAAAATTAGAACCTTTCGATCTTTTTAAAAAGGAATATGAAGAGGCCGAAAAATCTATAGAAAAGCGGAAATCTATTTATTGGAAAGAGGCCTTGGCTGTTTTAAGTTTTGCGATGAATTATCCTGCCAAATACCTTTCTGCCGAAGACATGGAACGGCTACAAAAGATATTAATGCCCCTAATTTCTATCGTCATTGCATTTGTACCCCAAAGCTCGTGCAGAGAATTACTGGCACTACACGATGCGGGTGTGTTAAGTATTGTGGCCGTTGGGGATGAGGCAGAGGTTAAGCCATTAGAAACCGGCGGCGCAGATTATCATTACAGGGTAGGTGATAAGAAGGTAGTTATTCACTTCGATACCTTTATCGATTGCACTGGCCAGCCACATCTTTCTTTCGACGATTTTCCTTTCAAAAGCTTAATTAACAATGGAACGCTTAGTCCGGCCAGATTAAAATTCCAGTCGCCTGAGCGTGGAAAGGAAGAAATGAAACAGAATGATTTAGTGACAAAGAAAGAGAATAATTACTTTTTAACTGTGCCAGGCATTACCATCAACGATCATTTTCAGGTGGTTAATGAAGCGGGCCAGGCAAACAAAAGAATCTATATCATGGCGGTTCCGTACATTGGGGGGTATAATCCCGATTACTCTGGTATCGACTTCTGCGAAGCCGCATCAGAAGCAGTGTTGAGTAGTATTTTGAGTTAA